A single window of Streptomyces aquilus DNA harbors:
- the coxB gene encoding cytochrome c oxidase subunit II: MSPNGSDRSPRRPMRRKLLQAMTAGLVLATATGCTYKDFPRLGMPTPTTEEAPRILSLWQGSWAAALATGVLVWGLILWSAFFHRRSRTKVEVPPQTRYNMPIEALYTVVPLIIVSVLFYFTARDESKLLSLDKKPDVTVNVVGFQWSWGFNYIENVDGSTGDAKTDKNLDAIPDRFKADFPANAGGVYDVGTPGTRNPQTHNPGPTLWLPKGKTVRFVLTSRDVIHSFWVVPFLMKQDVIPGHTNSFQVTPNKEGTFLGKCAELCGVDHSRMLFNVKVVSPERYEQHLKDLAKKGQTGYVPAGIEQTAHEKNRETNNL, from the coding sequence GTGAGTCCCAACGGCTCCGACCGCTCGCCGCGGCGCCCGATGCGGCGGAAGCTGCTGCAGGCAATGACCGCGGGCCTGGTCCTGGCGACCGCCACCGGTTGCACATACAAGGACTTCCCCCGCCTTGGTATGCCCACCCCGACCACGGAAGAGGCTCCGCGGATCCTCTCCCTGTGGCAGGGCTCCTGGGCTGCCGCGCTGGCCACCGGCGTGCTGGTGTGGGGCCTGATCCTGTGGAGTGCTTTCTTCCACCGGCGCAGCCGCACGAAGGTCGAAGTTCCTCCGCAGACCCGGTACAACATGCCCATCGAGGCGCTGTACACCGTGGTCCCGCTCATCATCGTCTCGGTGCTGTTCTACTTCACGGCCCGCGACGAGTCGAAGCTCCTCAGCCTCGACAAGAAGCCCGACGTCACTGTGAACGTGGTCGGCTTCCAGTGGAGCTGGGGCTTCAACTACATCGAGAACGTCGACGGTTCCACCGGCGACGCGAAGACCGACAAGAACCTGGACGCCATTCCGGACCGGTTCAAGGCGGACTTCCCGGCGAACGCCGGCGGTGTCTACGACGTCGGTACGCCCGGCACCCGCAACCCGCAGACCCACAACCCGGGTCCCACGCTGTGGCTGCCCAAGGGCAAGACGGTCCGCTTCGTGCTCACCTCGCGTGACGTCATCCACTCCTTCTGGGTGGTGCCGTTCCTCATGAAGCAGGACGTCATCCCGGGCCACACCAACTCCTTCCAGGTGACCCCCAACAAGGAGGGCACCTTCCTGGGCAAGTGCGCCGAGCTCTGCGGCGTCGACCACTCCCGGATGCTGTTCAACGTGAAGGTCGTCTCCCCCGAGCGCTACGAGCAGCACCTCAAGGACCTCGCCAAGAAGGGGCAGACCGGTTACGTTCCCGCGGGCATCGAGCAGACCGCCCACGAGAAGAACCGGGAGACGAACAACCTGTGA
- a CDS encoding cysteine desulfurase/sulfurtransferase TusA family protein: MSYFDAASSAPLHPVARQALLASLDEGWADPSRLYREGRRARMLLDAAREAAAEAVGCRVDELRFTPSGTHAVHSGIAGALAGRRRVGRHLIVSAVEHSSVLHSAELHEKEGGSVTQVTVDRGGRVVPSGYADALRPDTALACLQSANHEVGTEQPVAEVAEVCRAAGVPLLVDAAQSLAWGPVEGPWSLLAGSAHKWGGPAGVGLLVVRKGVRFAAQGPVDERGYGFENLPAIVAAAASLRAVRAEAAQEAVRLRELTERIRARVPELVADVEVVGDPERRLPGIVTFSCLYVDGETLLHELDREGFSVSSGSSCTSSTLTPSHVLKAMGVLSEGNVRVSLPAGTAAEDVERFLAVLPGVVNGVREKLGAPTPTAVVRADELLVDALGKRCPIPVIELAKVIGDVPVGGLVRVLSDDEAARLDIPAWCEMREQEYVGEEPADKGTAYLVRRTS, encoded by the coding sequence GTGTCTTACTTTGACGCTGCATCCAGTGCGCCCCTTCATCCCGTAGCCCGTCAGGCGCTGTTGGCCTCCCTGGACGAGGGGTGGGCTGATCCTTCGCGGCTCTACCGGGAGGGGCGGCGGGCTCGGATGTTGCTCGATGCCGCTCGGGAAGCCGCTGCCGAGGCTGTGGGGTGTCGGGTGGACGAACTGCGCTTCACCCCTTCAGGGACGCATGCCGTACACAGCGGTATCGCCGGGGCCTTGGCGGGGCGGCGGCGCGTGGGACGTCACCTGATCGTGTCAGCCGTGGAACATTCCTCCGTGCTCCATTCGGCCGAACTGCACGAGAAAGAGGGCGGTTCGGTCACCCAGGTGACGGTCGACCGCGGGGGGCGGGTCGTCCCCTCCGGCTACGCCGACGCGCTCCGGCCGGACACCGCGCTCGCCTGTCTCCAGTCGGCCAACCATGAGGTGGGGACCGAGCAGCCGGTGGCCGAGGTGGCCGAGGTGTGCCGGGCCGCCGGGGTGCCGTTGCTGGTGGACGCGGCGCAGTCGCTGGCGTGGGGGCCGGTGGAGGGGCCCTGGTCGCTTCTCGCGGGCAGTGCGCACAAATGGGGTGGGCCCGCCGGAGTCGGGCTGCTTGTCGTCCGGAAGGGGGTGCGGTTCGCCGCTCAAGGGCCGGTGGACGAGAGGGGATACGGCTTCGAGAACCTCCCCGCGATCGTCGCGGCGGCGGCCTCGCTGCGGGCCGTGCGGGCCGAGGCGGCTCAAGAGGCGGTACGGCTGCGGGAGCTGACGGAGCGGATCCGGGCGCGGGTGCCGGAGCTCGTCGCGGATGTGGAGGTGGTCGGCGATCCGGAGCGGCGGCTGCCGGGGATCGTCACCTTCTCCTGTCTCTATGTCGACGGGGAGACCTTGCTGCACGAGCTGGACCGGGAGGGATTCTCCGTTTCCTCCGGTTCGTCCTGTACGAGCAGCACGCTGACGCCCAGCCATGTGCTGAAGGCGATGGGGGTGCTGAGTGAGGGGAATGTGCGGGTCTCGTTGCCGGCGGGGACCGCGGCCGAGGACGTGGAGCGGTTTCTCGCCGTGCTGCCGGGCGTGGTGAACGGCGTACGGGAGAAGCTGGGCGCACCCACGCCGACCGCGGTGGTGCGCGCGGACGAGCTGCTCGTCGACGCCCTCGGCAAGCGCTGCCCGATCCCGGTCATCGAGCTGGCCAAGGTCATCGGCGACGTGCCGGTGGGCGGGCTCGTGCGGGTGCTGTCGGACGACGAGGCGGCCCGTCTCGACATCCCGGCGTGGTGCGAGATGCGGGAGCAGGAGTACGTCGGTGAGGAGCCGGCGGACAAGGGGACTGCCTACCTCGTCCGCCGGACCTCGTAA
- a CDS encoding carbohydrate kinase family protein, which translates to MRIAVTGSIATDHLMTFPGRFADQLVADQLHTVSLSFLVDNLDVRRGGVGANIAFGMGQLGTEPILVGAAGFDFDEYRAWLDRHGVDTASVRISETLHTARFVCTTDADHNQIGSFYTGAMSEARLIELQTVADRVGGLDLVLIGADDPEAMLRHTEECRSRALPFAADFSQQIARMNGDEIRVLLEGATYLFSNEYEKGLIESKTGWTDAEILAKVGHRVTTLGARGVRIEKAGEEPVVVGCPEEDRKADPTGVGDAFRAGFLSGLVWGVSLERAAQVGCMLATLVIETVGTQEYQLRRGHFMERFTKAYGDEAAAEVQKHLA; encoded by the coding sequence GTGCGCATCGCAGTCACCGGCTCCATCGCCACCGACCACCTCATGACCTTCCCCGGCCGCTTCGCCGACCAGTTGGTCGCGGACCAGTTGCACACGGTCTCGCTCTCCTTCCTGGTCGACAACCTCGACGTCCGCCGCGGCGGCGTCGGCGCGAACATCGCCTTCGGCATGGGTCAGCTGGGCACCGAGCCGATCCTGGTCGGCGCCGCAGGCTTCGACTTCGACGAGTACCGGGCGTGGCTGGACCGCCACGGCGTCGACACCGCCTCGGTCCGTATCTCCGAGACCCTGCACACCGCCCGGTTCGTCTGCACCACCGACGCCGACCACAACCAGATCGGCTCCTTCTACACCGGTGCGATGAGCGAGGCCCGCCTCATCGAGCTCCAGACCGTCGCCGACCGCGTCGGCGGCCTCGACCTGGTCCTCATCGGCGCCGACGACCCGGAGGCGATGCTCCGCCACACGGAGGAATGCCGCTCCCGCGCCCTCCCCTTCGCCGCCGACTTCTCCCAGCAGATCGCCCGGATGAACGGCGACGAGATCCGGGTCCTGCTGGAAGGCGCCACGTACCTCTTCTCCAACGAGTACGAGAAGGGCCTCATCGAGTCCAAGACCGGCTGGACGGACGCCGAGATCCTCGCGAAGGTCGGTCACCGCGTCACCACGCTCGGCGCCCGAGGCGTACGGATCGAGAAGGCCGGCGAGGAGCCGGTCGTCGTCGGCTGCCCCGAGGAGGACCGCAAGGCCGACCCGACCGGCGTCGGCGACGCCTTCCGCGCCGGGTTCCTGTCGGGCCTGGTCTGGGGCGTCTCGCTGGAGCGGGCGGCCCAGGTGGGCTGCATGCTGGCGACCCTCGTCATCGAGACCGTCGGCACCCAGGAGTACCAGCTGCGCCGCGGCCACTTCATGGAGCGCTTCACCAAGGCGTACGGCGACGAGGCCGCGGCCGAGGTCCAGAAGCACCTGGCGTAA
- a CDS encoding HesB/IscA family protein: MSVSDETSTVTDGIILSDAAAAKVKALLDQEGRDDLALRVAVQPGGCSGLRYQLFFDERSLDGDVVKDFDGVKVVTDRMSAPYLGGASIDFVDTIEKQGFTIDNPNATGSCACGDSFS, translated from the coding sequence ATGTCCGTATCGGACGAGACCAGCACCGTCACCGACGGCATCATCCTGTCCGACGCCGCCGCGGCGAAGGTCAAGGCCCTGCTCGACCAGGAAGGCCGTGACGACCTGGCCCTGCGTGTCGCCGTCCAGCCCGGTGGCTGCTCCGGCCTGCGCTACCAGCTCTTCTTCGACGAGCGCTCGCTCGACGGTGACGTCGTCAAGGACTTCGACGGCGTGAAGGTCGTCACCGACCGCATGAGCGCCCCGTACCTGGGCGGCGCGTCCATCGACTTCGTCGACACCATCGAGAAGCAGGGCTTCACGATCGACAACCCCAACGCGACGGGCTCCTGCGCCTGCGGCGACTCCTTCAGCTAA